A segment of the Caldisericota bacterium genome:
AGATAGCTTTTTTTAATTCAACCAAATTTTCTTCTATTTTATTCTGTCTTAGATAGGTTTCCGCTAATCTATGGTGAGCATCAACAAGATTAGAATTTATTCTATTTTTCAATTTTTCTAACTTTATTAACTCTTCATCAGTTATATTTTGTTCTAACTCAGCCTCCGCGAGAAGATTAGAATTTATTCTAATAGCATTTTTAAAAGCAGCTTCTGCTGATTTATGACTTCCAAGCTTTAAATAAGCATTTCCCAAGTCGAAATACAAAGAGGCCATTGTTCTTTCTGTGGGCTGATAGGAAAAAGCTCTCTTTAATTTATTAACAGCACTTTTATAGGCAACTTCTGCCTGCTTATATTCCTCAAGCTTTAAATAAGTATCCCCCAATTCAATATATAAAGGAGGCATTGTTTCCTCTCTGCGCTGATAAGAAATAGCTTTTTTCAGTTCGGTAATTGCCTTATCCAGTTCTCCTTTGGCAATGTAAATTGCAGTCATGTTTTGCGGCATCCCGGGAAAGTCTACATATTTTTCGGCTTCCTTAAAACTTTTCAGTGCAGTATTACCAAGGCCGCGCCTTATAAATATTTTTCCCAGGTCATAATGAAAATATCCTTCATACGGATTCCATTTTAAAGCTCTTTCGTATATATCTGTAACTTTTTCCCAATCTTTGTTTCTAGTTTCTTTAAGACCGGAATACCATATAATACGAGACATAAAAGGACGGAAAACAGTAATACATAAAAAAGCGGCCAGAAGAATAATTACTATATATAAAACCGGTTTAAATCTAAAGATATTACTTCTTTTATTCTTGTTAATATTAGCAGTGCTATCCGATTTTTCTTTTTTATCTTTACCTCCGCTGATTATCCTTTTCTCTATTTTTTCTGCTTCTAACCTTCTCTTCTTCTCCTCCTCCATGCCCTTTGCACACATTGCTATGGTAAGCCCTATAAATAGCCAAAACAAGGAAAGATTGCTCGATAAATGCATAGGAAACCAGAAAAAACAGTCAACTAAAAATGCTGCCATTGCTCCCATCAGACCGATCATTATCCCCTGCTTTTGCCTATCCTTTTCTCTTTTTAAATATCTTATCCCATAAACAAAATAAGTAATTATAAGCCAGAGGAATATGGCAAGACCAATTGTTCCCAACTCAGCCCAGAGCTGCAAGTATTCGTTATGGGCTTTATCTGCAAACCCATAATGGTAAATAGAGCGGTTATCTCCCTGTTCAAAGAACTCTGCTTGATATCTTAAGGTATTATATTTATAGGTTCCGATACCTGAGCCCAGGATGGGATGGTCTTTAATCATCATCCCGGTAAATTTCCAGATAGTCA
Coding sequences within it:
- a CDS encoding tetratricopeptide repeat protein, with product IIAASLFVIPTPLNKPGTAISQIKGRISLTRFINDFSSGRRMTIWKFTGMMIKDHPILGSGIGTYKYNTLRYQAEFFEQGDNRSIYHYGFADKAHNEYLQLWAELGTIGLAIFLWLIITYFVYGIRYLKREKDRQKQGIMIGLMGAMAAFLVDCFFWFPMHLSSNLSLFWLFIGLTIAMCAKGMEEEKKRRLEAEKIEKRIISGGKDKKEKSDSTANINKNKRSNIFRFKPVLYIVIILLAAFLCITVFRPFMSRIIWYSGLKETRNKDWEKVTDIYERALKWNPYEGYFHYDLGKIFIRRGLGNTALKSFKEAEKYVDFPGMPQNMTAIYIAKGELDKAITELKKAISYQRREETMPPLYIELGDTYLKLEEYKQAEVAYKSAVNKLKRAFSYQPTERTMASLYFDLGNAYLKLGSHKSAEAAFKNAIRINSNLLAEAELEQNITDEELIKLEKLKNRINSNLVDAHHRLAETYLRQNKIEENLVELKKAISITYQNREEKMPPLYVDLGNAYLKLGRYKLAETAFKSALKINTNLFSAHYGLSGVYLRQNKIEEGLIELKKVVKLGPESEEAKYARDAIQKIEQAKSESQPTENEN